The nucleotide sequence GTTCCAACTGCAGTCTGCTTGAATAACTTTCGGTCCATATGTAACACTTGTAACCAGATGAAGGGGGCTTCTTCAGACAGGGAGAAGACGGAACGCCAGTGCGCACAATTGGTGTAATCGCTTGGAATCATTGGGGTTGAAAAGTCAACTCGATTTTTATAGGTGCATTGTGGAGCGGCTCTGCCAGAACTGGACAgataggccaatagttttttttCTCGGCTTGGGTAAAGAAGTGTGACCCACAACGCGATGTAAGGCATCTGATCCACTGCTTGCCTCAAATGTTTTCTCTTATTTTGAAGGGAAAAGTGTTTTGCAGTCTACATAAACGATGTTGGATAAGCTTTAATACAAATCCATAAATTATATAATTATACGTGTGTATGTGGCCAATAAAACCAAGTATTCGTTTAGAAAATTATGAATATTATAGAGCATGTTATCACAACATTACCTTAGTCTACCCACGTTAAATTAACGACTTTCATTTGACGTTTTTCATACACAAAAATAGTACCACGAGCGGGCCGCTGGGAATTCTGCAATTTAATATTCTCTCAAACGAAATGGCATAAGGTTATGCAGTGTTTCTTGAGACAAAGTCTGTTACAAATGCTCAGGTGTGAGATTTCATTAATCCTTTTAAATCAAACCTGTGTCTGTATCAAGCTTTTCAATAATACTAATATTAAATAACCATAGCAATACTTATTACTAGTATCGATGAACAAGCTATTTTGTGCTCAACTGGTCAAGGGCACTTTATATTGTGCCTCTAATACCTATGTATTAACATAGTTGTTACATTGGTAGGTACAGTAATTACAGTAGAGGTACACTGTTAAAGTATTTAAGCTTACAACTGTTTTACCTGGTTGTGGCATGCAAAATGTCAAGGATTTGCAAATGAACACTAATGTAGAGTGACAAATTAGTGATCTAAAATTGTAATTAAACGGAGATGGTTTAGCCACATTTGGTTTTTTTTAGGCTTACAAATCCAATGCAAGTAAGAGAGATTACCATCCCACGGCCCATGATGACTTGGGCGCCAACACCACTGCGCTTGATGGTTAAAATGTATTCACAGATGCACAATTTATGTAGTCGGCTATGTACTTCTGTTATTGGTTGAGGTGGTGTTTTATGGTATTTACTTGGAGATTGGTAACACTGTATTTTTACTTAAATTACTTCAAAGAATTCGACACAAGTGGTAACTGTGATACCAAATGGTGCATGTTTTAGTGAATCCAAAAAACAAACATTGTATCATTAGCATATTCACCATAATTTAGGTAAATAACTGGTCATTTCTTTAGCATACTGTACTACTGGATATGAATTTCTTCACATGCAGTCTTAGTTATTACATGAAAAGATGCCCTTTTATAATGCATCAGTTGGTTTAAAGCCCAAATATACTGTGCTACAAAAGATGACATGGAATATTTGGTGTCAACACAGGGCATGACTGAATGACATTGAGGCTCTCAATGGCACAAATCTCCCTGTATGATTGTTGAGTCATACTATAAAGTCAGGTGGCAAAAGGTAAATTATTCTATATTATTCTGTAGTCAAGCAACACCATAGCTCCACTAATAATGTCCCTCAAAGATTGCCTGTCAACCTAAAAGTAATGAATGAATCAAGTCTGCCACCTAGTGTTGCTTAGTGGGATGTTATCACTTGCAATAGAGCACAACAGCTTGTTGTCCTAAAAACCGGAAAGGAGTTACCTCTGGtttgttcagccattcctatgggggaAATTAAAATGGGGAAAGAatggggttttgggataaacgccaaaaataaggtctgaggtcgCAAGCTTAGGAGATCTTATGTTTTGTTCCATGAGATATCAGTCAGTtaaacatgacctttatgaattatgaagccttttgtCTTTTAGCTTGTTTTGAGTACATAAATGTTTGAAAATTCAAATTGTCTTTAGATGAAGATTCTCAGAGCAAAACAAGATctaagcctgtgtttactacAGACCACATTTTCACTGTTTATCCCCCAAAAAACAATGTCCCCATAGGCTTTGACCAACGAGCCAGGccggagttagtgcctacaaaaagacaccattactattgctctctatgAAGGAAGAACATCAGGCATAAGTCTCACTGACAATCATTAAAACAAAAAGCTATCTAATAGGAGATTTGGTTATGGCTTTGAGTACAGTGCATTACTGATTTGACTCCGATGGCCTGAGTTAGCACTGATGCCCAATGCTGGCATGGCTATTAGAGATTTTGGCCATTAACTGTTCCTATCCAAGCAAGACTTATCAGCAAAAATCATAAGGTGGCTAAAACAAATTGCATCAAGAGGTATGTACAGCTAGGCCATCAAAGTACCACACTGCATGAGGTACGGTATAGGTGCTTCCAAGAACACGATTATTTACAAGAATTTAGAGCTCTTCAGTGTTAGTTTTGCAATACTCCCATTTGATCATTCCAGACTTGGCCCACTGAACTCAATtaaacttacagttgaagtcagaagtttacaaacacttaggttggagtcattaaaactcgtttttcaaccacttcacaaatttcttgttaacaaactatagttttggcaagtcggttagcacatctactttgtgcatgacacgtcattttttcaacaattgtttacagattatttcacttaatcacaattccagtgggtcagaagtttacatacactaagttcactgtgcctttaaacagcttggaaaattccagaaaatgtaatggctttagaagcttatgataggctaattgacataatttgagtcaattggaggtgtacctgtggatgtatttcaaggcctaccttcaaactcagtgcctctttgcttgacatcatggggaaatcagaaGAAATTagccaagtcctcagaaaaacaattgtagacctccaagtctggttcatcctagggagcaattttcaaaggcctgaaggtaccacgttcatctgtacaaacaatagtacgcaaatcaatcccagaacaacagcaaaggaccttgtgaagatgctggaggatacaggtacaaaagtatctatatccacagtaaaacaagtcctatatcgacataacctgaaaggcactcagcaaggaagaagccactgctccaaaaccgccattcaaaaaaagcaagactacggtctgcaactgcacagggggacaaagatcatactttttggagaaatgtactctggtctgatgaaacaaaaatagaactgtttggccataatgaccatcgttatgtttggaggaaaaagggggaggcatgcaatgcgaagaacaccatcccaaccgtgaagcacggggtggcagcatcatgttgtgggggtgctttgctgcaggagggactggtgcacttcacaaaatagatggcatcatgagggaggaaaattgtggatatattgaagcaacatctcaagacatcagtcaggaagttaaagcttagtcacaaatgggtcttccaaatggacaatgaccccaagcatacttccaaagttgtggcaaaatggcttaaggagaacaaagtcaaggtattggagtggccatcacaaagccctgacctcaatcctataggagatgtgtgggcagaactgaaaaagcatgtgcgagcaagttggcctacaaacctgactcagttacaccagctctgttaggaggaatgggccaaaattcacccaacttattgtgggaagcttgtggaaggctacccgaaacgtttgacccaggttaagcaatttaaaggcaatgctaccaaatactgattgagtgtatgtaaacttctgacccactgggaatgtgacgaaagaaatacaagctgaaataaatccttctctctactattattctgacatttcacattctgaaaataaagtggtgatcctaactgacctaaaacagggaatttttactaggattaaatgtcaggaattgtgaaactgagtttaaatgcatttggctaagatgtatgtaaattTGAACAGTATTTGTTATCAACTTATACAGttcattcgggaagtattcagaacccttgactttttccacattttgtaacgttaacggcttattctaaaattgcttaaatcaccccccccccctcaatctacacacaataccacataatgacaaagcaaaaacaggtttttagaaatatttgcaaatttaaataaatccCCTGAATACTAGTATAaatacattagtattcagaccctttactcagcactttgaagcacctttggcagcaattacagcctcaagttttcctgggtatgacgctacaagcttgcagtcctgtatttgcggagtttctcccattcttctctgcagatcctctcaagctctgtcaggttggatggggagcgtcgctgcacagctattttcaggtctgtaAGTCTGGCTCTGACtaggctactcaaggacattcagaaacttgtcccgaaaccactcctgcgttgtcttggctgtgtgcttagggttgttgtcctgttggaaggtgaaccttcaccccagtctgaggtcctgagcgctctggagcaagttttcatcaaggatccctctgtactttgctctgttcatctttaccTTCACcctgactagtcacccagtccctgccgctgaaaaacatccccacagcatgttgctgccacaaccatgcttcatcatagggatggtgccaggtttccttcagatggGACACTTCGacttcaggccaaagagtttgtttcatcagaccagagaatcttgtttgttatggtctgagagtcctttaggtaccttttggcaagctccaagtgggctatcatgtgccttttactgaggagtggcttctgtctggccactctaccataaaggccttattggtggagtgctacagagatgggagaaccttccagaaggacaactatctccacagaggaactctgcagctctgtcagtgaccatcagcttcttagtcacctccctgaccaaggcccttctcagcctggttccaaacttccaatgaggaatgatggaggccactgtgttcttggggaccttgaatgctgcagaaatgttttggtacccttccctagatctgtgcctcgacgcaattctgtcttggagctctacagacaattccttcgacctcatgccttggtttttgcactaacatgcactgtcaacagtggggtcttatatagacaggtgtgtgcctttccaaatcatgcccaatcaattgaatttaccacaggtggagtccaagttgtagaaacatatcaaggatgatcaatggaaacaggatgcaccggaacTCAATTGAGTCTCAAAGCAACacgtctgaatagttatgtaaataaggttattttgaatacatttgcaaaaatgtctaaacctgttttcgctttgtcattatggggttgtgtgtagattgatgagggaaaaaaaaatattgaatacattttaggataatgctgtaatgcaacaaaatgtggaaaaagtcaagggctctgaatacgttccgaatgcactgtagattacAATTTTTGTACAGTTAATTTTCTGGTCTATAAAGCACTATAAAACATGGTGTACATACTTCTGCTCCTCTAATTATTTTCACTACTAAAGCATCAATGCTATTATGTTAGGATTTATCTTACATAACTACCAAGATTAGGAACTTTTCCAAATGAATTGAGATATTACTGCTTGGTTCATTGATGGTTGCATCCATTCTTTCATTCCATGTTTATGTTGGTTTGATGGCTTCCCATAATTGAATACAGCTTCTGTTGTAAGTGCAGTGCAAATATCCAGAAATTTTCAGAAAGAACTCTGCACATTTGTCCACTATTTATTTTTGAATACAAAGAGGAAAATACGCATATGTACACAAACACTATtaaaatatactatatattaaacaAAATATATACAGCTGCTGAGGTCATTagaaagggggaaaaaatcctATCTTGTCCTTTTGTCCTTGATCGTGTAGTGAAGGACCAACGGTTGAGCCTGGAATAAAAATACCCAATTAATTACGACTAAATTGATCCCACATAAACATTAAATCAAACTAACACAATTCTGAAGAAACTCCCAAATCAATTATAACCCGATGACAAGATTTGAGGTAAGTCAAAAAAAAGTTCTCGCATTGCGATTAAGCATATTTGGATTTACTAAGGAAAGTGTAGTGAGAAATGAATCAGTGTCAGCATGACAGTTTAAATATGCACTCTTGTATGTTTGTCATTATTACGTGACATTATTTGTTCTCTTATCCCGCAAACACAAACTACTTGACTGAATAGGGCCTACAGTTTGCTAAGTAACAAAATTACTTCTGGTGCTAGAGAACGTTTGAGTAAAATTGCCATAGATATTGCATCATTTGAAGTCACGACAGAATATTGATACGGAATATTATTTCCTTAAATCTGACACAATCCTGTTCCTACCACAGTAGTTTTTTTCTAAACGACTGTCCAAATGGGAAAAGCCGGTTCAAGTGTAAAGGAATTCAGTATGAAAATTGTTGGCTAAACATGAGAGCACTGTACCTTGCCAAACCAGTGAGAGAGCCACAGCCGTTTCATGGTCATGTGATCTGGAAGGAACTCATTATTGAAAAACATCTGGACCTGTGGAGCAATGGAGACCACACAGAGGACAAAACATAACTGGTCCTGGGTGAACTGTACAATGGCACTCAATTCTCTGAAACATTCACACGCTGACACAAAATGTGCTAAACTTGTGTATAATATTCAAAGCACTCAGATAATCTGTTGTTGCAATTTTGTTCAGTTCTCTAACAGGCTAATAAACattattcattttttttaatCATAGGATGTGGTTCCTGTGTTTGAGTGTTTACAAAAAGTGCACACTGCACATAGTGCTTAAATGTAGTCTTGCTAGAGGGTAGACTGACCTGGTGCTTCTCCACATTCAGTCGATGACACAGCACTTTACGCAGGTGTCTCACCTCGGCTCGGACCGAGCAGCGCACAAACTTCTGCTGCAGAGAAGAGGCAGAGAAACATTTCCACAACATTACTACAACTCTGATTCCGCTCTTCAACACACGTATGAATCCAAATTATTAcgtaaataaacagaaataccaaaACGTTTGTGGGCAATTCTAGTAAGGACTGACAGACGCACTCAAATTAACCATAATTGCATCAGCAATTGACACTTAACAGAAGCATTGTTTATGGAGACCTCTTTGTTTTTCATCTCAATCCAAACAGAACACTACACGTTAAACCAACAGAGACCTCTGGTGGTAGGGAACAGGTCCATTACCCACCTGAAGAGTCAGTTTGGTCTTATCTTTTTTTCCAGACAGAGATAAACTGCAGGGACGAGAGAATACATGATTAAGCATGACACACAGGGATTTTAAAGGGTATTTTGTAATAGAAACCCATCTGAATGCAACCAATGTGTAGgctaaggattttttttttttttttttaggagtGCCCACTGCCGATATGGAAGTGACAATGATTATTGAGCTATGCAAGGAGGAAGAATAATAGTCTACAAAGTGAACGTTGTATCCTTGCGCAATGTCTCCCTCCGTCTCTGTTGCTCGTCATTTTTTGTTAAACCTGTGCTACAGATGGCTATATTGGTCCGCTAATACaagactagtaaaggcccagagAACTACTTTTGTGAGAGGAAAAAatagttttggggggggggggggggggtttcaggGGGTGCACCCAAAATCCCACGGCTATGCATGTCAATATGCTCTGTTTAAGTGTCACTTCATTTTCCCACTTGTTTGTGCCTCCATCCTTGGTACAGTAGCCAACCAGCTAGCTTGATTTGCACTAGTTTAACATTTAGCTGGCTACTTGACCAGACATTAGATTAGAGGAAGCAAGATTACTTTATCTAAATACTCCTCCTTGGTGGACTGTACATTTCTGtaaattatttgtattttattagggaGATTTTAGGGAGATAAATCTAGCaaaatgtcataaaatatatGAAAACTCCCCCTGTCATGGACTCACTGGAGTGGTAAAGTCTGCAGGCCAGTACCAGTTCATGCAATGTTGCGTGTGTGAGCAAGAGTGAGACATAGACCGGCAGAGGAGAAAGGCAGAGTAAAGAGATGCAATTGAAAGACAACCTGAACCAATTTTCATGCAGAGCCAATGTGATTTTTAGAGAATATTTATTTTTCATTAGGATATATTCTGGGTTGACAATGTTTTTAATTGTTGGCTtttatgtatttaaaaaaatggacaaaatatgtaaattgcCAGCTAGAGGAAACACTGCTTGGGGATATAGAACCAAAAGACTGAACTTCGACACTTAAGTCTAACAGTGATAATCCACCACTTGAAATATAATTTGTTTACAGTCCAGTGGTCTGCGAATAGTTTTGTCAAGGCATGACACGAAAGCTTACCTTTGCCTCTCTAGACAAAGCGAGACCTGCTCGTCGTATCTGTAAAAGTGGGCCTTGGAATAGTCAAAGGTGGTGAAAGGTAATCCTGTAGCATCTGGTATGGAGTCTAggggtgacacacacacataccatttCAAACGAATAACATATCATGACATTGGGGGAAAAGCTATACATTCACAAAACGTGAAattttgtctttttttccccTGTAAAGCCTTACCTTCTCCAGAGGGTTGGACAACTCTCTCAAGCCCACGCGACTGATAGAATTCTTTTATTCGCTTGTCCTCACCTGTTTACAAAGAACAGAAAATAAAGGACCCTAGAATAAGGACTTTCACATACAAAATCAACCCACGCTAAATGGCTAACAATGCAATGCTGCTTCCTCCTGAAGTTTAACTAACGCTGTTCCAATTAGGAGTTGAGAGCtattttctcaccaaagtacacAGGATAAATAGCGACGGTTCTTTATTCGACTTGTGTAACAACAAAACCAATACTAGAGTACTATGTAAATGAGAACAAGTATTAGCCTACTTACTTTCTTGAAGTCCTGGAACCAGTTTGTAGACAATGTCTTGCATCACTCTATCCAATTTCAGGTTCAATAAAGGCTGTGTTTCGTGGATCTTTATGTTGCACATTGGACAATACTTGCTGGTTTGGAGGTATTTCACAATACAACTTTTACAGACTGAAATAGAAGCAGAAGAGACATTAGCCATTCATGTTATTTAATAATAACGTTAAAATGTACTATACAACTGTATGCATTCACAGGCAATAAGTAGGCTAggaccaatgatttatatatacactagatgactgacattGGGCGCTGTTATGAAGCCACTGCACCTCCATCTGGCACTCCCTcaccattgtaaaaaatattttggattctatagaaatgcatttgttAATGTTTACATCCATTTTTGCCACatatattctattacagacaccttaatccATACTTACGTGAGCCAtccttaaagtataatttttgtaaagttctaatgttactgtccccactacaacaacaactacttaaagggatagttcgggATTGGATACCATTTGTATCTCTCAgggtccagtatgaaggaagttagaagtAGTTGCGGTAACggctggaagtctatgggtatctttAGCGCAAtggctagttagcattggcttgcgaaaatacctccaacttccttcatactggacacagagacatcaaaatggtatccacaagttcattgGACTCTGGGGAAGTAAATAACATCCAGACGTATCCctttaaataaatgtaattttgtccttgaaacaattAAAtgtaaatactgtagaattccattcattcctatgcaGGACAACTTATTCTGGAGAGTGCCAATAaggcatcagcaatccagggtttatacacatgtCTATAACAGTTTGCCCATTTCTCAGAGGGCAAGAAGCCAAAACATTGAAAACACAGGCTGGGCCCACTTACATGTATGCAGACACTCTGTAATAGTTGTGGCATCGATGAAGTACCCAGCACAGAGATAGCACACTATGTGCTCGTTCAGGTCTTTGATCTTCAACTTGACTTCCTCCTTCAACAATAATAAGTTGCTATTGAAATCTCGAGTAGAAAGTATACCTGCATTTTTTTTCTGAGCAGCAACAATGTAGAACATTAATGTCAAAAACAAGCTAGAATGTTTACATTCTAGAGTAGACAGAGTGATGAGTTCATTCGAATAACAATATGATGATTGCTCTTATCCACTAGGTTGATATTTCTAACTTTGGggatttgtttgttttgtttcgcaCTGTTAGTTCTTActgaactgttggagctagaaacataatcatttcgctgaacctgcgataacatctgcaaaaaatGTGTAGTATGTaaccaatacacacacataagCAGGTTGGCGTGTCAGGTGGCTGCAACATTGTAGCAGAGTATCTATTATGCTAACACAATGTCAATAATAACAGTGTAGAATCTATACATCTTTATTTGTAAGTTATCGCTAGCAACCCACTACGCTACACATGGAATTGCAAATAAAGGACACAGGTAAGACCAATATTAGTCACTTTTACAAGCCATGTTCGATAAGTCCGTCACCAGAAGCTAGCTAGCCTAGCAAACAcaattagctagctacctataaACTAATTTCCATTCATCCAAAACGCAAATGCGTCTTTTAACTAATAATGTAGACCGTTACAGGTGTAAAACCGGTGAGTTAACGGTACACATTTGCACGAAGGACCTTGCAGTAGCTGCCCAGAAAACACGGGTAGACTCTTCCACACACGCCTGCGCACACGTAGGcagctctctctccatcactttgGTGACAGGAGGAAGTGCTCGCATTGCTGCTTTTCCTCGTCGTAGTTATGTAGCTAGATTCAGCTCTAATTAACTTAAACAATTCTTACTGGTCTTGTCGCGTCTATAGAGTCCGAAACTAATTGGTACCTACCTCATTTCGTAAAGGGTCGAGCTTATATACGGACTGGAGTTGATTTCTTAGCCGCATAGCTATCGCCATTGGCCCTTGCTCCGCCATCTTTAAAAATGCTGCTTATTTCCGGGTGGAAGAGCATCAAAGATGGTGGATTAATGAAGATGTCCCACTCAGGCCGTTTACCACTGGGCGGCTTCCATTATGCTGAGTTGCAGAGCACCGGTCTATGGCCCGTGACGTGAACGGGCAAAAGCGGCGAGGAAGGAGCGCCCTTCTAAAATCGAACAGTAATCTGCTCCGCTCGGACATATTGTCAACCAGGCAGCATGGTGGATAGTCCAGAAACAACATACATATCTTTTCATTGGAAATGCAAATAAAGCGTTTTTTTGCTTGggaaaacacagaatcctactcattacaCAAGTGCTTAATTACGTCCATGGACAGACTGGAACAAAAATTCAGCCTTGGCATTAACATAGACAGTACACTATAGTACAGTGCTCCTCAACTTTTACTCTACCTATGATTGGCAAAACATGATTTTTAACAGCTCTTTTTAACCAGCTCATGTTTAAGACAAATACAGCATGTAAAAACTGTCTGTTTCCTTCCTGTTTTGCTGTCTatctctgctgtcactctgtctctgcTTCTCCTTGTTCTCCTTTGTTGTCACTGTCACTCTGTCTGTGAGCGAAACTTCTAACTCCACCAATGCCCAGTCAGActaactcatggataccatttttatgtctctgcgtgtaGTTTGGAGATTGTTGAAGTCTGCATATTGTTAGCTTAGGACAATTACTGGAAGTCTCCCGGGAACAGTAGCCAGCTCATCTCAAAGCAGAGAAATAGACATTCTAACTAACCCAAGGATGTCAAACTCCTTCCATGGACTAGGcgctagtgtctgctggtttttgttttGTCCTTTCAATTAAGACTAAGACAACCTTGTGAGGGGggttccttactaatcagtgaccttaattcatcaatcaagtatagacgggttggttgtttagcaacaaaaccgacatGTGTGCCACAGGAGATTGGTGGCACTTTAATTGGGGTGGATGacctcgtggtaatggctggagcggaatttgTGGAATGGGATCAAATACATCCAACACatgttttccatgtgtttgatgccattccatttgcgccgttccagacattattatgagctgtccgcccctcagcagcctccactggtgtgcgcaactatggggcaaaacagacagggttggcttcgattgttgacaacatgtaaactatatttagtctccaatggTTATTCAAaagcataaatacatttgcacaatgatcACTTAtggtctctcaaatacatcgttacagttgttggttagctagctagataatttgatccatattagcatagacgtgagatcagtcaaaacacctcaaaacaagacatggtatcaaaaacaagataaaactagctgaaaTGAGCCACcaacgattccccacatggcagcctcttgtcattgttgctagctatctggccatccagaacatAGAGCTGGAAAGAGGCCTCATCATTGTATCCGTGCCGTTATGGCATCTGTTACAGCATGGGAagcgccattgaggctatctccattttaaagtattCAATTGTCTTCTTCACAATTGGCTGATCTCTCCTGATGACCCAGTTGGACATGGTtccaacagggtcaccaggaaggatcagccaatgaagttggaataCAGCCTtatggccactagaggcctctatcgtTCTCTGTGATCCTGAATCACAACAGCACACGGACGTCACGCCCCCATTGAAGCATGTACATCGTTTTCGTGAAGTTGTCAGCTAACCAGTCtataagggaggagcgaaaacctgcagtcactcggccctccatggaatgagtttgtcTGACTCTAGGTAAGTAGAGAAACAACCAAAATCTTGAAATCtcgcagtatccctttaaaaaaCTTATTTGGGATTGGTGTCCCTttcacgggacggttgagctaatgtaggctaatgcgattagcatgaggttgtaagtaacaagaacttttcccaggacatagacatatcagatattggcagaaagcttaaattcttgttaatcaaactgcactgtctaatttacagtagctattacagtgaaagaata is from Salvelinus namaycush isolate Seneca chromosome 17, SaNama_1.0, whole genome shotgun sequence and encodes:
- the LOC120061993 gene encoding polycomb group RING finger protein 1-like isoform X1 — its product is MAEQGPMAIAMRLRNQLQSVYKLDPLRNEEEVKLKIKDLNEHIVCYLCAGYFIDATTITECLHTFCKSCIVKYLQTSKYCPMCNIKIHETQPLLNLKLDRVMQDIVYKLVPGLQESEDKRIKEFYQSRGLERVVQPSGEDSIPDATGLPFTTFDYSKAHFYRYDEQVSLCLERQSLSLSGKKDKTKLTLQQKFVRCSVRAEVRHLRKVLCHRLNVEKHQVQMFFNNEFLPDHMTMKRLWLSHWFGKAQPLVLHYTIKDKRTR
- the LOC120061993 gene encoding polycomb group RING finger protein 1-like isoform X2, producing the protein MAEQGPMAIAMRLRNQLQSVYKLDPLRNEEEVKLKIKDLNEHIVCYLCAGYFIDATTITECLHTFCKSCIVKYLQTSKYCPMCNIKIHETQPLLNLKLDRVMQDIVYKLVPGLQESEDKRIKEFYQSRGLERVVQPSGEDSIPDATGLPFTTFDYSKAHFYRYDEQVSLCLERQSLSLSGKKDKTKLTLQKFVRCSVRAEVRHLRKVLCHRLNVEKHQVQMFFNNEFLPDHMTMKRLWLSHWFGKAQPLVLHYTIKDKRTR